The Filimonas lacunae genomic sequence AAACACCGCAGCAAATACTGGTCGCACGCAGCACTTATACTGCAAACAGGTATTATATGGGTGTTGCTGCTAATGCCGTTACAAAACACACAACTCATTACCCTGCAGTTTGCCTTACTGGTTATTCTCTGTAGCTTTTATGTATTGGGCAAAACATGGGGGTTCATTTATTCCTTTTGTTGTGCTATGCCATTAAGCTGGCATTTGTGGACACAGGCCAATGGTGGCCTGTTGCTTTGGGGAGGTTATCAAACAAAAGGCCTTGTTATTGGAATGGTGCTGCTGGTAAACTTTGTGTTTATCATATTTGCCCACTACCATTTCTTTAACGCCTTTACCCAAACCATTGAAGAACTCAATAACAGAACCTTATTGTTGAACGAAACAGTGAAAGAACTGGAACTATCGCGGGATGAACTGCGCCAGCAATCGCGCCTGCAAAAAAAACTGATAGCCGCCATTACACATGATATCAAAAGCCCGTTGAAGTACCTGATGCTTACAGGCAAAAACCTGTACCGCAACTCACGCAACCAGAACGGTAACCTGGAAGAAAGTATACGCGCCATTTATGCATCCAGCTTTCAGATGTATCATTTTACAAACAACCTGCTGCAATATGCTGCCTTATATCTGGAAGACAACCGGATTGTTACCAGCGTGTTTAACCTGGACGACCTGGTGAAAGAAAAGATCTCCATTTTTACGGAAATGATCGCTTCTCAAAATAACACGGTAGTAAACAATATTGACCCTAACCTGATGGTATGCACCAATAAAGAACTGCTGTCGGTAATTATTCATAACCTGCTGGATAACGCTATAAAGTATACTGTAAACGGGCGTATCCTTTTTTCGGCCAATCATCACAGGGGCAAACTACAGGTATGTGTGCAGGATAGTGGTGCCGGTATGGCGCCCGAACTGGTAAACTGGTGTAACAACCGCCTGGCTGTAAAAGATTTTATGAGTGAAAATGGTGGCCAGGGTTTAGGGTTGGCAATGGTAAAAGAATTGATCGGGCTGATAAAGGGTAATATTATGGTGCAAAGTAAAAAAGACTCCGGAACGGTTATTTTACTGCTATTACCTTCGTGTATATAAAAAAACATGGACCGTTAAGACTAACGGTCCCTTCCCCTTGGGTTATTAGAGTAGTAATTAACCCGTGAAAAACCAATATTTTAAGTTATACTCTACTTATTATGTCTGGTTAGCAGGAGAGCGAAGTTAATTTATCTATTTCTACAATCCTGTAAAATAAGAATGATTGTGTTGTAGTATAACTACTACATCTATCCTTCCTTATTTTTGACAAACCAATTTGATGTGTAATTTATTTAATTTGTAGATATTATTAAAAGAAATAGCATGAAATTCTTTTTTTTATTCCTGTTAAGCGGGATTTGCAACCTTGCTGCTGTGCTGGCACAGCCCCCGCAAGGCAACGCCAGTGTAGGTAGTATATATGGTGATTCTATTACTACAGAAGGAGTTGTTGCTATCAGTAACCTGCCCCAGAAATTACAATCCGGTGAAAAAGCGCAGGTAAAAGTGCGGGCTAAGGTGTTAGACGTATGTCCTAAAAAAGGTTGCTGGATGAAGCTGGAAGTAAACGACAGCACTACCGCCTTCGTAAAAATGAAAGACTATGGCTTTTTTGTACCGCTGGCCATAAAAGGAAAAACGGTGATTATTGAAGGCGAATCGTTTGTAAAAGAAACCTCGGTACAGGAGTTAAAGCATTACGCAGAAGATGCGAAAAAGCCAAAGGCCGAAATAGACGCTATTACTACACCTAAAAAAGAAATACGGTTAACCGCTTCCGGTATCAGGGTGGCCGGATAAGTAATCACCTAAGGGTAAAAAGAAAGCCGGTAAATAACTTACCGGCTTTCTTTAGTTTTCAAGAGGAATAGGGTTAAAGTGAATATCTTTCGAAAAGGATAGAAATCCTTCGTTTTTCTATTACAAAAATAAGTGTCTTCACTACACTGCCCTCCCCCTGTTATTAGGTGCAATTAATGTAATTACATTAATACAGTAGCGGCATCTGTAAACGGTGGCTTGTTTTCAGGGGATTGTACAATCTCTGCCCGGGTGCGTGGTAAACAGTCCGGATAATTTTTCTGAATAAACAGCATCAGGTTTTCGCGAATGTAACAACGCAGGTCAAAAGCAATACCAGAGCTTTGCGCACTCATTAATGCTCTTACCTCTATCACCCTTTCCTTTATATCCGTTACCTGCAACACGCTTACCCGCTTATCCCACAGGGCACTGGCATGCAGCAGGCGCACCAGCTCGGCCCGTATTTCAGGAATAGGCGCTGTGTGATCGAGATAGAAAAAAGCAGTGCCCAGCAGGTCCGATCCTGTGCGCGTCCAGTTTTGAAAAGGCTTTTCTATAAAATAATTAATGGGTAAAATCAGCCGGCGGCTATCCCATATATTTAATACTACATAGGTAAGCGTTATTTCTTCCACCTTGCCCCACTCCCCTTCTACCACCAATACATCATCGATACGAATGGGTTGCGTAAAAGCGATCTGGAAACCTGCCAGTAAATTACCCAGCGATTTTTGGGCGGCGAAACCGATAATAATACCCCCCACCCCCACACCGGTTAACAAGCCTGTTCCCAGTTTACGTAAGCTTTCAAAACTGAGCAGGATGGCGCAAAGGGTGAGTATAATAATAAGACTGATGGCAAACTTGCGCACAAACTGTAGCTGCGTGCGCACCTTGCGCTCGCGCAGGTTATCAGGTTTAGCCAGATCGAAACGGTGATACACATAATCTTCCAGCACCTTTATAATACCTATTAATATAGCAGCAAACGCAATGGTGAGCAAAATTTCGGCTATGCGGCTTATCTGTGCTTCGGGCCTGGCCTTCAGTTTCATAAACGGAATAAGCGCATTGATGGCCAGCAACGGTAAAAAATAATTCACCGGCTTGCCCAAGCGCCTTAAAATAGACGCTACAATGGAATAACTGGTGTTTTTAGTGTAAAAACGCAGTAGAAAAGTGAGCAGGAATTTGATAATAAAACCTACTAACACGCCAATGCCCACCAAGATGATGTTCCACAAAAAATCAGGTAAATGGTCTAGTGATTGCTCAAATTGATCCCACATATGCTTTATTATTGTATGAGTTACTTTTTTGAACAAATAATATACCTAAGGAGTTTTAAAAAAACTTTCCTTTTTTTTCCAACCTTTTTTCACTTCCGTGCTCTTATAATAGGAACACAAATTTGGAACAGGCACAACACATACTAGCAGCATTTGTGAGAAAAGCGCGTGGGGGCGATGCAGAAGCATTATCCTGGCTGTATCAGCAATACAACCGGGGGA encodes the following:
- a CDS encoding sensor histidine kinase, with product MTIYFLLTRQTNFALHIILYMVAFCATLLLLIIKHRSKYWSHAALILQTGIIWVLLLMPLQNTQLITLQFALLVILCSFYVLGKTWGFIYSFCCAMPLSWHLWTQANGGLLLWGGYQTKGLVIGMVLLVNFVFIIFAHYHFFNAFTQTIEELNNRTLLLNETVKELELSRDELRQQSRLQKKLIAAITHDIKSPLKYLMLTGKNLYRNSRNQNGNLEESIRAIYASSFQMYHFTNNLLQYAALYLEDNRIVTSVFNLDDLVKEKISIFTEMIASQNNTVVNNIDPNLMVCTNKELLSVIIHNLLDNAIKYTVNGRILFSANHHRGKLQVCVQDSGAGMAPELVNWCNNRLAVKDFMSENGGQGLGLAMVKELIGLIKGNIMVQSKKDSGTVILLLLPSCI
- a CDS encoding DUF4920 domain-containing protein; translated protein: MKFFFLFLLSGICNLAAVLAQPPQGNASVGSIYGDSITTEGVVAISNLPQKLQSGEKAQVKVRAKVLDVCPKKGCWMKLEVNDSTTAFVKMKDYGFFVPLAIKGKTVIIEGESFVKETSVQELKHYAEDAKKPKAEIDAITTPKKEIRLTASGIRVAG
- a CDS encoding mechanosensitive ion channel family protein gives rise to the protein MWDQFEQSLDHLPDFLWNIILVGIGVLVGFIIKFLLTFLLRFYTKNTSYSIVASILRRLGKPVNYFLPLLAINALIPFMKLKARPEAQISRIAEILLTIAFAAILIGIIKVLEDYVYHRFDLAKPDNLRERKVRTQLQFVRKFAISLIIILTLCAILLSFESLRKLGTGLLTGVGVGGIIIGFAAQKSLGNLLAGFQIAFTQPIRIDDVLVVEGEWGKVEEITLTYVVLNIWDSRRLILPINYFIEKPFQNWTRTGSDLLGTAFFYLDHTAPIPEIRAELVRLLHASALWDKRVSVLQVTDIKERVIEVRALMSAQSSGIAFDLRCYIRENLMLFIQKNYPDCLPRTRAEIVQSPENKPPFTDAATVLM